The Mauremys reevesii isolate NIE-2019 linkage group 19, ASM1616193v1, whole genome shotgun sequence genomic sequence TAGATTGGGACGACGCTTCCTTTAAACTTCCATAGGCCCGATCCACATTACCTTGAGAAATAGTTTGCCAGCAACTCAATCCAAACCTTCCCCCAGCATCACAGTTGGGACACAGTTAAGCTTTCCTAGTAGTTACTTTTCTTTCAGGTATTTTTATAAAAACCCTGCCAGgctcagtatttttaaaaaacaaaaataagcaCTTATGGTATTAAGTTATGTTACAGAAGCACAGTACAGTCCTTTGAATTTGACTGATCCTGAGCAGAAGAGTGAGTCCTGTGGAGAGCTGATCCTTGTACAGTAGTATTGCCTACTGGGACTGTCAGTCACTTTGGAAAGAGAAGGCACGATCAGAATGAAAGGATCCAGCTAAGACAACCTCAATCCCCACCTTATACAAAACCCTCATGTGCGCAGCATTCTAAACCATTATGGCACCTCTCTAACATATTACATGGAACCTAATGCAACAGGCCTAGGGCCTATTAAATTCAAACTCAGACCTAGTTAGCAAAAACAAACTTATTCAACACTTTTCTGTAGATTCTCCTGCACAGCTTTCTCTGTTGGAATCTCTGAAATTCCATTTTGCATCACAGAGCAAATCCAGTATTAAAGACCAGTCATGTATATTAATCAATGGCTCTTCAGAATCTGGAGAGTGTGTGCCCAATGCCCATGCAATGGGAAGACGTGGCCTTTCCACTACAGAAGCTGTGTCAGTCTCATCAGGGTGCCCATCTACATCTGAGAATTAAAGCCAGGAGCGATGGGCCCCAGAGGAACAACATGAAGCTTTGCTGGAAACTGGAAAACAAGAGGACACAAGAAGTTTGATTTACAGTATTTATATCCCTAGGAAGAGAGCCCAGGCCCATGCGCGTGTCTGTCTCTCCAGGAAGCTCAGTTATCCACCTCTTCATCATCAttttgttcctcctcctccatccgttcatcatcatcatcattctcctcctccctgctcttgTCTTGTTCTTCAGAGTCTGCCTTCTTGTCTTTGTCTTTCCTTGCTTCTTTCTTGCCTTTTTGCTCACGCCTGTAAACTAACAGAACAAGAGAACTACAATTGGATACACGTGTGTCATTGTAGGGACAAGCTAGAGTGTCTCCCATTCCTGTGACCCAGGCTCTCCCCTTGCTCTCCAGGCTTATAACAAATAGAGCACGGACCCTCTTGAGAGCAGGTACCCAACCTGTTATTTGAGTTGTGGTGAGAGACCCCACAGGAAGTTATGTTAAGTGCTGTTCAGCAGAAAGATGGCGAGAAGGATACAGGAGCTCCTGTGCATTACGCAGAACATAAGACTTCCTCTACACAGAAGTGATGGGGGAGATGGATTAGATGAGTCACCTTTGTGAAATTACATCATATCAGTTCTATTAAACTACATGTTCATATGTCCCCATAAAAATTGCAATGtctggctttaaaaataaataaataaatacataaatgatAATTAAGGGAACATAAGAGTTGGATGTCTGAACTTCTGGGTAAATAGGACTCAACGTCATTAGGACTAATTTAATGTACAGTTAGACAACATGTTACCTTCCAATGATTCCTTTAAAGGGGCTATGAATCTCTGGAACTCCATTTCCTCCATGGCTGAGAGGACATCTCCAGCATTCAGTGTTTTCCTCTTCCCTTTCACTGCAAAGTTATTTGCACTAaagagagggagaagaattaaTATCAAAGAGCAAACCATCCCCAACTACTGGCTGATTAAAGGGACAACACAATCACAGTCCTCAGAAATGTTTAATCACTATTATAAGCAATACCTAGGATGACTGACCAAGAAGCTAACTAtgacagaagaaaacaaaaaaatcacctttGTTTACATTGTGCATTTATGTGTATATAGTCAGTTGCATTGTTTCCCTGTATAGTCAGGGAGTTTTCCATTTATGTGGGTTTTTCACACATGTAACAGGAgagaaaatacatatttaaatcTGGTTCTAAAACTATTAAAAGTGGCAGGGTGATTCAAGGACACAGTAACAAATATGTAGTTACTACAAGTGTAGttgaattcatttttttaaaagttgactAGTATTCAATTTGATGGTATACCttttattattacattttaaagATGTTTGAATTTCAACTGCTATAGATTTAAACAGAGAATTTAGGTGCAGGAGGAAGCTAAACCCTTTAAACCTGAATGAGTAATTTAACATACACGATGAAACATGCCTAGTTAGTACCTACACTGCTTAGGTTAACACTCAGACGGGAAGTCGTAAGGCTATAATGGGTTCACATACCCCAAGAACAAGGAGCCCTTATGTAAATTAATGTTTGCTATAAAAAGGctctataattctatgatcaGTGTTTTCTGAAAAATGATAAAGTGTAGTGATAAAGGTAAATCAAATGTGATGGTTCAGGACACAAGGTGATCACTGAAGGCGACAGGAAGTAATacaccaccacctctctaggcTCCTAGGACGTATATACTGGGCAAGTAACTGAGGGCATTATGAAGCAGCAAATACTGGCCACTGACACAGAAGCAAAGCATTTGCCCTGTTGATTTATCACTAGCCCCTCTCTGAAAGTTAGCAAGGCAGCATGCTAATTAAGAAACTAATTATGAACATAAGACTATATTACACAAAGGTCACATTACAAACTAAAACCAGATGAAACTTTATAATGCCTCATGTACATGAATGATAAACATGCCTTTCATTACAGCTACTGCAAAAATTCTCTCCAAGAGAGCCAA encodes the following:
- the POLE3 gene encoding DNA polymerase epsilon subunit 3, encoding MAERPEDLNLPNAVITRIIKEALPDGVNISKEARSAISRAASVFVLYATSCANNFAVKGKRKTLNAGDVLSAMEEMEFQRFIAPLKESLEVYRREQKGKKEARKDKDKKADSEEQDKSREEENDDDDERMEEEEQNDDEEVDN